GGCGCCGTCGTCGTGCGTGGGGCGGGGGCGGCTGGTCTGCTGGTCGGGATCCCTTCCCGGACGTACAGGAGCAGAGCCATGCGCAAGGGCGTCGTCGTCACCGTCGAGATTCCCGGCGGGACCCAGGAGCAGTACGAGGAGACCACGCGGCTGATCCAGGCCGCCGAGTGGTTCCCGCCGGCCGGGTTCATCGCGCACGCGTCCGGGCCGGACGGGACCGGTGGGTGGCGGATCACGGACTTCTTCGAGTCGGAGGAGGACTTCCTCGCGTTCGTGGAGAAGGCCCGGCCGATCTTCGAGCAGACCGGGACCCCGCAGATCATCCCGCGCGTGCAGCAGGCCGTGAACGTCGTCACGCGCTGAACGCGCTGAACGCGTCGAGCGTGCCGAGCGCGTCGAGCGCGTCGAGCGCGTCGAGCGCGTCGAGCGTGCCGAGCGAGCCGAACGCGTCGAGCGTGCCGAAAACCCATTGCCGGGCGGGGGTGCGGGGCGCCACGCTCTCGGGCATGACCAGCATGACCAGTCCCCCCGCCGCCCGCCCCGTCGCGGACCTGTTCTCCGCCGACGGGCGTCTCCAGGCGATCCCGCGCAGGCCCGCCCGCCGCGAGGCGCTCCTCGCGCACCTCGCCGAGACGCTGTTCGAGGCCGGCCGGACCTACCGCGAGGCCGAGGTCAACGAGGCCCTGAAGACCGTCCACGAGGACTTCTCGGCGTTGCGCCGGTATCTGGTGATCGGCGGGTTCCTCGCCCGTACGAAGGACGGCGCGGACTACCGCCGACAGCAGCAGCCCGGCTCCCCCGGAGGCGCGATCCCCGCCGTCGCGTGACGGCCGCCCTGGTGGCCGGCCTGCTGGCCGGCTACGGCATCGCGATCCCGGTCGGCGGGGTCGGCGCCTACCTCGTGGCCGTCACGGCCCGCAACGGCTGGCGTACGGGCGCCGGCGCGGCCCTCGGCGTCGCCACGGCCGACGGGGTCTACGCCCTGCTCGCCGTGGCCGGCGGCTCCGCGCTCGTCCCCGTACTCGCCCCGGTGATGACCCCGCTGCGGTGGGCGTCCGCCGTCGTGCTCGCGGTGCTCGCGGTACGGGCCGGGTGGATGGCGCTCGCCGCGTACCGTACGGGCGGGCTCGCCTCCCGCGACGACGGGGGCACGCTCACGCCGGGGCGCGCGTACCTCACCTTCCTGGGGATCACGACCCTCAACCCCATGACGGTGATCTACTTCGCCGCCCTCATCCTCGCCACGGGCCCCTCCGCGCCCGCCACCCCCGTCGACCGCACCGCCTTCGTCCTCGCCGCGCTCGTCGCCTCCGCCAGCTGGCAGCTGTTCCTCGCCCTCGGCGGCACGCTCCTCGGCCGGACCCTGACGGGCCCCCGGGGCCGCCTCGGCACGGCGCTCGCGTCGAGCACGCTGATCGTCGTCCTCGCGGTCCGGCTGGTCGTACAGGGGTGACGCGGGGCCGCCCCGAGGGGACGGCCATCAAGGGGTCCGCGTCGGCTGCTGGGGATTCAGGTGGTAACCGGTCTTCCATCAACGTCGGCCCCGGCCCCGGCCGTTCCTGTGCGTCTCCCGCCCGTCCCGTCACATCTCGGAGGCCGGAACCGGCTTGCCTTCCCCGGGGGTGACCGGCCAAGCTCCTGCGCTGACTGGCTGAATTTCGGGGGGAATCGTGGCAGGACGGGGACTCGGGGCAGGGCTGCGGCAGCGGCATCTGGCCATGATCGCGTTGGGTGGGGCCATCGGGGCCGGGCTGTTCGTCGGGTCCGGGGTCGGGATCGCGGCCGCCGGGCCCGGGATCCTCGTCTCGTACGCCCTCGCCGGGGTCCTGACCGTGCTCGTCATGCGGATGCTCGGGGAGATGTCCGCCGCCCACCCCGACACCGGTTCCTTCGCCGAGCACGCACGGCGGGCGTTCGGGCCGTGGGCCGGGCTGCTCGCCGGCTGGATGTACTGGGCGCTGCTCGTCGTGAGCGTCGCCGCCGAGGCCGTCGCGGCGGCGCACATCGTCGGCGGCTGGCTGCCCGCCGTGCCCGGCTGGGCCTGGGTGGCCGTCTTCATGACCGTGTTCACGGCGAGCAACCTCGCCGGCGTACGGAACTTCGGCGAGCTGGAGTTCTGGTTCGCCGGCCTGAAGATCGCCGCGATCGGCGGGTTCCTGCTGCTCGGGGCGGCCGTTCTGCTCGGGACGATGCCCGGCTCGCCCTCGCCCGGCGCCGGGCACCTCCTCCGCGACGGCGGCTTCCTGCCGCACGGCTGGTACGGCGTCGCCGTCGGCCTCGTCGCCGCCGTCTTCGCCTTCGGCGGTCTGGAGACCGTGACCATCGCGGCCGCCGAGTGCGAGGACCCGGTCCGCGCCGTGCGGGCGGGCGTCCGGGCCGTGATGTGGCGGGTCGCCGTCTGCTACCTCGGCTCGAT
The DNA window shown above is from Streptomyces vietnamensis and carries:
- a CDS encoding DUF2087 domain-containing protein, with the translated sequence MTSMTSPPAARPVADLFSADGRLQAIPRRPARREALLAHLAETLFEAGRTYREAEVNEALKTVHEDFSALRRYLVIGGFLARTKDGADYRRQQQPGSPGGAIPAVA
- a CDS encoding amino acid permease: MIALGGAIGAGLFVGSGVGIAAAGPGILVSYALAGVLTVLVMRMLGEMSAAHPDTGSFAEHARRAFGPWAGLLAGWMYWALLVVSVAAEAVAAAHIVGGWLPAVPGWAWVAVFMTVFTASNLAGVRNFGELEFWFAGLKIAAIGGFLLLGAAVLLGTMPGSPSPGAGHLLRDGGFLPHGWYGVAVGLVAAVFAFGGLETVTIAAAECEDPVRAVRAGVRAVMWRVAVCYLGSMAVIVTLVPWDAPGVADGPYAAVMDRIGVPGAGDLMKAVVLVALLSAMNANIYGSSRMLYALVGRGDAPRVLGRLGRRSGVPYAAVLASAAFGFVSVVLSLLWPRTVFPFLLDSIGAAILLVWALIAASHLRLHGPSVRAAVALVGIGGVLVFMLGDAASRTQLLTTGSWALALLVLARVRSLRSVRTGPGTGPLPS
- a CDS encoding LysE/ArgO family amino acid transporter, with translation MTAALVAGLLAGYGIAIPVGGVGAYLVAVTARNGWRTGAGAALGVATADGVYALLAVAGGSALVPVLAPVMTPLRWASAVVLAVLAVRAGWMALAAYRTGGLASRDDGGTLTPGRAYLTFLGITTLNPMTVIYFAALILATGPSAPATPVDRTAFVLAALVASASWQLFLALGGTLLGRTLTGPRGRLGTALASSTLIVVLAVRLVVQG